A region from the Vicia villosa cultivar HV-30 ecotype Madison, WI linkage group LG3, Vvil1.0, whole genome shotgun sequence genome encodes:
- the LOC131662062 gene encoding nucleotide pyrophosphatase/phosphodiesterase-like, with translation MKMGGFKLEMILVILCFFFINMRVGLGDIGEQPLSKIAIHKTIFALHTSASITASPFLLGNKGEDTEWVTVRLESPEPAIDDWVGVFSPANLNSSTCPPNPGGTGKEEIPYICTAPIKYKYANDSNPKYKKTGKATLKFQLINQRANFSFALFSGGLSNPKLVAVSNFIAFANPKAPVYPRLAQGKAWNEMTVTWTSGYDIDEAVPFVEWGPKGGKQIQSAAGTLTFNRNSMCGEPARTVGWRDPGFIHTSFLKELWPNMRYTYRLGHFLSDGSYVWSKRYSFKASPYPGQNSLQRVIIFGDMGKAERDGSNEYANYQPGSLNTTDQLIKDLDNFDIVFHIGDLPYANGYISQWDQFTAQVQEIASTVPYMIASGNHERDWPNTGSFFDTKDSGGECGVPAETMYYYPAENKAKFWYATDYGMFRFCIADSEHDWREGSEQYKFIEHCLATVDRKQQPWLIFSAHRPLGYSSNAWYAREGSFEEPMGRESLQGLWQKYKVDIAFYGHVHNYERVCPIYQNQCVNKEKTHYSGTVNGTIHVVVGGGGSHLSDFTTAPPVWSLFRDRDYGFGKLTAFNHSYLLFEYKRSSDGKVYDSFTISRDYRDVLACVHDGCEKTTLAA, from the exons ATGAAAATGGGTGGCTTCAAGTTGGAGATGATTTTGGTAATATTGTGCTTCTTCTTCATCAACATGAGGGTTGGTTTGGGTGATATTGGAGAGCAGCCACTGTCAAAGATTGCCATTCACAAAACAATTTTTGCACTCCACACTTCTGCCTCTATTACAGCTTCCCCGTTTTTGCTTGGAAATAAG GGTGAGGATACAGAATGGGTGACAGTAAGACTTGAGTCCCCTGAACCTGCCATTGATGACTGGGTTGGAGTCTTTTCTCCAGCAAACTTAAA TTCATCAACATGTCCTCCAAACCCCGGTGGCACCGGCAAGGAAGAAATTCCATATATATGCACAGCCCCCATAAAG TATAAGTATGCCAATGACTCGAATCCTAAGTATAAAAAGACAGGAAAAGCTACTTTGAAGTTCCAATTGATTAATCAACGTGCAAATTTCTCCTTCGCACTATTTTCAGGTGGACTATCCAAT CCTAAACTTGTGGCAGTTTCTAACTTCATCGCATTTGCAAATCCTAAAGCACCTGTGTATCCACGCCTTGCTCAAGGGAAGGCTTGGAATGAA ATGACAGTTACCTGGACTAGTGGATATGACATAGATGAAGCTGTACCCTTTGTGGAATGGGGTCCAAAGGGAGGAAAACAGATACAATCTGCTGCAGGAACATTGACATTTAACCGTAACAGCATGTGCG GTGAACCTGCACGAACCGTTGGCTGGCGAGATCCTGGTTTTATACACACAAGTTTCCTTAAAGAACTTTGGCCAAATATGAG GTACACCTACAGGTTGGGGCATTTCTTGTCCGATGGCTCTTATGTATGGAGTAAGAGATACTCGTTCAAGGCATCCCCGTATCCTGGCCAGAACTCATTGCAACGAGTCATTATATTTGGTGACATGGGAAAG GCTGAGCGTGATGGTTCAAATGAATATGCTAATTACCAACCTGGTTCACTTAACACCACTGACCAGCTCATCAAGGATTTAGACAACTTTGACATTGTTTTCCATATAGGAGATCTTCCATATGCAAATGGATACATCTCACAGTGGGATCAATTCACAGCTCAAGTGCAAGAAATCGCTTCAACAGTTCCATATATGATAGCAAG TGGAAATCATGAACGTGATTGGCCAAACACAGGATCCTTCTTTGACACTAAGGATTCAGGTGGCGAATGCGGAGTTCCTGCAGAAACCATGTACTATTACCCTGCTGAGAACAAAGCCAAATTCTG gTATGCAACAGATTATGGCATGTTTCGTTTCTGTATAGCAGACAGTGAGCATGACTGGAGAGAAGGATCAGAGCAATACAAATTCATTGAGCACTGCCTTGCAACAGTAGATAGAAAACAACAACCATGGTTAATCTTTTCGGCACATCGTCCCCTTGGTTACTCCTCTAATGCTTGGTATGCCAGGGAGGGCTCATTTGAAGAGCCCATGGGAAGAGAAAGTTTGCAGGGGCTTTGGCAAAAGTATAAAGTAGACATTGCATTTTATGGTCATGTCCATAACTATGAACGAGTATGCCCCATTTATCAG AACCAATGCGTGAACAAGGAAAAAACTCATTACTCTGGAACTGTGAATGGAACAATTCATGTGGTTGTTGGTGGAGGGGGAAGTCACTTGTCAGACTTCACCACAGCACCCCCTGTTTGGAGTCTTTTCAGGGACAGAGACTACGGCTTTGGCAAACTGACAGCATTCAATCACTCATATCTCTTGTTTGAGTACAAGAGAAGTAGTGATGGAAAGGTCTACGACTCTTTTACCATTTCCAGGGACTATAGAGATGTGTTGGCCTGTGTGCATGATGGTTGTGAGAAAACCACCTTGGCAGCCTGA
- the LOC131662065 gene encoding uncharacterized protein LOC131662065: MAPHDLRRPFKRPLISDQERRRQHSLLRQAQNRLDAQRQARFLASTAFSLSSQTPEPEPEPEPVNEPEPYQKEELDVLEASKLKGAEARKWFAKQLMLPEWMIDIPENLASDWFVFARPSGKRCFVVSSNGTTISRLRNGSILHRFPSKLPNGARTKEVSSASNSYSILDCIFHEQDQTYYVIDMVCWRGYSLYDCTSEFRFFWVNSKLAETGACDSPSYYHKYKFSLVPVYGCDQSGLCSAYSAPVPYVKDGLLFYNKHAHYQAGNTPLALVWKDENCSQYVMDTDSQGQVPNQQQVVLELQEDGKLTTCDDPHVVFGCLDGSFIQQSDLHSGYLLRFAIGEGGLLLVDGKLEKADLKYLGKANRARASADSFSKVMFQYSVRHSPLRVDDLLGSVSSPVDQENKACDIEMDG, encoded by the exons ATGGCGCCGCACGATCTCCGCCGTCCGTTTAAACGACCGTTGATCTCCGATCAAGAGAGGCGCCGACAACATTCGCTACTTCGCCAGGCACAGAATCGCCTCGACGCTCAGCGTCAGGCTCGCTTCTTAGCCTCCACCGCATTCTCTCTCTCATCCCAAACCCCCGAACCGGAACCCGAACCCGAACCTGTGAACGAACCGGAGCCATATCAGAAAGAGGAACTCGACGTATTGGAAGCGTCGAAGCTGAAAGGCGCAGAAGCTCGGAAATGGTTCGCGAAACAACTCATGCTTCCTGAATGGATGATTGATATCCCCGAAAACCTCGCCAGTgattg GTTTGTTTTTGCAAGGCCTTCTGGAAAACGGTGTTTTGTGGTTTCTAGCAACGGAACAACTATAAGCCGTTTGCGAAACGGTTCAATACTTCACCGTTTTCCTTCTAAATTGCCCAATGGGGCAAGGACAAAAGAAGTTTCATCTGCTTCTAACTCATACTCTATACTTGACTGCATTTTCCACGAG CAAGATCAAACTTACTACGTTATTGATATGGTTTGTTGGCGTGGCTACTCCCTTTATGATTGTACTTCTGAGTTCAGGTTCTTTTGGGTGAACTCTAAGCTTGCTGAGACCGGGGCTTGTGACTCTCCTTCATATTATCATAAGTATAAGTTCAGTTTAGTTCCGGTGTATGGTTGTGATCAGAGTGGTTTGTGTTCGGCTTATTCTGCGCCTGTGCCTTATGTCAAAGACGGTCTTCTATTCTATAACAA GCATGCACATTACCAGGCTGGGAATACGCCATTAGCATTAGTTTGGAAAGATGAGAACTGCAGTCAATATGTTATGGATACTGACAGTCAAGGACAGGTTCCTAACCAACAGCAG GTGGTTTTGGAGCTTCAAGAAGATGGAAAACTGACTACTTGCGATGATCCTCATGTCGTATTTGGCTGTTTGGACGGAAGCTTCATCCAGCAG TCAGATTTGCATTCGGGGTATCTTCTACGGTTTGCAATTGGAGAAGGGGGATTGCTTTTGGTGGATGGGAAACTTGAGAAGGCTGATCTAAAGTATCTTGGCAAGGCCAATCGAGCCCGTGCCTCTGCTGATAGTTTCTCTAAG GTTATGTTCCAATATAGTGTTCGACACTCCCCCCTCAGAGTTGATGATCTGTTGGGATCTGTCAGCTCACCAGTAGATCAAGAAAATAAGGCCTGCGACATTGAGATGGATGGTTGA
- the LOC131662066 gene encoding uncharacterized protein LOC131662066, translating into MEQALWSHLPVLLRANSKDSIEFILQALWRTRKTGLQSADRCIIQDMLQLENDSDLDPLLVCLRMLIRRCVYENTSKDDIPKLFPGEVLPELQKLLTLLLQKFQREWQEDVLKDQGTSIQNVVPGLKEMTWNMVNRDTESSDPAAVINLKLQNDAQFHSGDLDVKFQLATYSLEMMLKTMHNIRDQFSTMDEAPKAN; encoded by the exons ATGGAGCAAGCACTGTGGAGCCATTTACCAGTATTGTTAAGGGCCAATTCCAAAGACTCTATTGAATTCATTCTTCAAGCCCTATGGAGAACCAGAAAAACCGGTCTTCAATCTGCTGATAGATGCATCATCCAAGACATGCTCCAACTGGAAAATGACTCTGACCTCGATCCA CTTCTGGTTTGCCTCAGAATGTTAATCAGGAGATGCGTTTATGAAAATACCTCCAAGGATGATATTCCAAAGTTGTTTCCTGGAGAAGTTCTGCCTGAATTGCAAAAACTATTGACACTTTTGTTGCAGAAGTTTCAGCGAGAGTGGCAAGAAGACGTGTTGAAAGATCAG GGTACAAGTATTCAGAATGTCGTGCCCGGATTAAAGGAAATGACATGGAATATGGTAAATCGGGATACAGAATCGTCAGATCCTGCAGCTGTTATTAATTTGAAG CTTCAAAATGATGCTCAATTTCACTCGGGAGACCTGGACGTGAAGTTCCAGTTGGCTACATATTCGCTAGAGATGATGCTAAAAACCATGCACAATATTAGAGACCAGTTTTCAACCATG GATGAGGCGCCAAAAGCGAATTAG
- the LOC131656220 gene encoding SWI/SNF complex component SNF12 homolog gives MNNSNNNQGNNFAASASSSLFGRSATMPLPHQQQYPNLMSHQQQWAHVLSRSNPQTQFHGNFPFAESQSQPQAALQAHYAQLQAQAAYGSLQSSQAQPVTPLRSAGNTTNVGLGSTPVTGSSKRAASQRNSLRTPGSSGVSQNVLDNKSADLTPASRRRKRELLEKQVAAILPESALYTQLLDFEAQIDAALDKKKVDMQEAIRSPTHVQKTLRMYVFNTFSNRSKASSEDTTAEESSWSLKIIGRVLEDGNGPVSGISQRSSPCDTKFSDFFKKVTICLDQNLYPENHIIVWDSARSPKQQDGFEVKRKGDKEFTAVIKIDLKYSPEKFMVSAALSKLLGIEVESRPRIIASLWHYVKSRRLQCPDEPSSFICDPSLQRIFGEEKMGFSMAAQKLLDHLSPPKPIYLEHNIKLSGDCPAGTACYDVQVDVPILLQKEMSAFLASNSVESHKEIEASDEIISSNLKKIQEHRRRRAFFLSFSQSPSEFINAMIASKSKDPKHAAGDAGCNSNKEQHSEFYNQPWAEDAVIRYLNRKAAGRDAPEGN, from the exons atgaataatagtaataataatcaaGGGAATAATTTTGCTGCATCTGCATCATCATCGTTGTTTGGTCGTTCTGCAACAATGCCACTGCCACATCAGCAGCAGTACCCTAACCTTATGAGCCATCAGCAGCAATGGGCACATGTTCTGTCTAGATCAAACCCTCAAACCCAGTTTCATGGTAATTTTCCGTTTGCGGAATCCCAATCGCAACCTCAAGCGGCGCTGCAGGCTCATTATGCACAATTGCAAGCTCAGGCTGCTTATGGTTCTTTACAATCCTCACAAGCTCAGCCTGTTACCCCGTTGCGTAGTGCTGGTAATACTACTAATGTTGGACTTGGATCAACTCCGGTTACTGGAAGCTCGAAGCGAGCTGCGTCTCAGAGAAATTCTTTGCGGACTCCAGGTTCGTCTGGTGTGAGTCAAAATGTGTTGGATAATAAGAGTGCGGATTTGACTCCTGCTTCTCGGCGAAGGAAGAGGGAGTTACTGGAGAAGCAAGTGGCTGCGATTCTGCCTGAATCTGCGCTTTAtactcaattgcttgattttgaagCTCAGATCGATGCTGCATTGGATAAGAAAAAGGTTGATATGCAGGAGGCTATTAGAAGTCCTACCCATGTTCAGAAAACTCTTAGAATGTATGTGTTTAATACATTCTCGAATCGCTCAAAAGCTAGCTCTGAGGATACAACTGCGGAGGAATCTTCTTGGTCTTTGAAGATAATTGGAAGGGTATTGGAAGATGGTAATGGTCCTGTGTCGGGAATTTCGCAGAGATCGAGTCCTTGTGATACAAaattctctgatttcttcaagaaagTTACCATTTGCTTGGATCAGAACCTCTATCCTGAAAACCACATCATTGTGTGGGACAGTGCTCGTTCGCCGAAACAACAGGACGGGTTTGAGGTGAAGAGGAAAGGAGACAAAGAATTCACTGCAGTGATCAAAATAGATTTGAAATATTCACCCGAGAAATTCATGGTCTCGGCGGCATTGTCTAAACTTTTAGGGATTGAGGTTGAGAGTCGCCCGAGAATCATAGCTTCTCTTTGGCATTATGTGAAGTCCAGGAGGCTACAGTGTCCGGATGAACCTTCGTCCTTCATCTGTGATCCTTCCCTCCAAAGGATTTTCGGGGAAGAGAAGATGGGATTCTCCATGGCTGCTCAGAAGTTGTTAGACCATTTATCACCACCAAAGCCTATATATTTGGAGCATAACATCAAGCTTTCTGGTGATTGCCCTGCCGGAACTGCATGTTACGACGTACAGGTTGACGTGCCTATACTATTGCAGAAAGAAATGTCTGCATTTTTGGCTAGCAACAGCGTTGAGagtcacaaagagattgaagcttCTGATGAGATTATCTCTAGTAACCTAAAGAAAATCCAAGAGCATCGTAGAAGACGTGCTTTCTTTCTTAGCTTTAGTCAGTCTCCATCAGAGTTTATCAATGCTATGATTGCTTCTAAGAGCAAGGATCCAAAGCATGCTGCTGGAGATGCTGGCTGTAATTCCAACAAGGAACAGCATTCTGAATTTTACAATCAACCATG GGCTGAAGATGCTGTTATTCGATACTTGAATCGTAAAGCTGCTGGAAGAGATGCTCCTGAGGGTAACTAA